One Vicinamibacterales bacterium DNA window includes the following coding sequences:
- a CDS encoding pyridoxal-dependent decarboxylase, which yields VAHEAGAWVHIDGAFGLFAAASPRLRHLTAGFEAAESWATDAHKTLNVPYDCGIAIVADDAAMRSSMGMHGDYLIQDEAGEPFDRVPEMSRRARATTVWAALASLGRSGVAELVERFCHHATMFAEGIAQIPGATVLNDVVFTQVCASFGSDDHTREVVRRMLADGTAWTTGSRWHDRAVLRVALCNWSTTDADVEATLAALRRAAA from the coding sequence GTCGCACATGAAGCGGGCGCCTGGGTGCACATCGACGGGGCGTTCGGGCTGTTCGCGGCGGCGTCCCCCCGGCTGCGGCACCTGACGGCCGGTTTCGAGGCCGCGGAGTCCTGGGCAACGGATGCCCACAAGACGCTGAACGTGCCCTACGACTGCGGCATCGCTATCGTCGCCGACGATGCTGCGATGCGCTCGTCGATGGGGATGCACGGCGACTACCTGATCCAGGACGAGGCCGGCGAGCCGTTCGACCGGGTGCCGGAGATGTCGCGGCGAGCGCGGGCCACGACGGTGTGGGCAGCTCTCGCCTCATTGGGACGCAGCGGCGTCGCCGAGCTGGTAGAGCGTTTCTGCCACCACGCGACGATGTTCGCAGAGGGCATCGCGCAGATCCCGGGCGCAACGGTGCTGAACGACGTCGTGTTCACCCAGGTATGTGCGAGCTTCGGCAGCGACGACCACACCCGTGAGGTGGTGCGCCGGATGCTCGCGGACGGAACCGCCTGGACCACAGGTTCGCGGTGGCATGATCGTGCCGTACTGCGGGTGGCGTTGTGCAATTGGTCGACCACGGATGCTGACGTGGAGGCGACGTTGGCGGCGCTTCGCCGTGCGGCAGCCTGA
- a CDS encoding (deoxy)nucleoside triphosphate pyrophosphohydrolase, whose product MEVVAAVFTDGERVLACRRREHLQAGGRWEFPGGKLEVGEDAEDALVREIAEELGVEIEVDDLLDSTTTMVDGTEITLSCYFVHAVAENPQFSTDHDELGWFERDRLVWLNWAEPDRPAVRKLAFACP is encoded by the coding sequence ATGGAGGTAGTCGCCGCCGTGTTCACCGACGGTGAACGTGTGCTGGCGTGCCGACGCCGTGAGCATCTCCAGGCGGGCGGACGCTGGGAGTTCCCCGGTGGGAAGCTCGAGGTTGGCGAGGACGCGGAGGATGCGCTGGTCCGCGAGATCGCGGAGGAACTCGGTGTCGAGATCGAGGTCGATGACCTCCTCGACAGCACCACGACCATGGTGGACGGGACCGAGATCACCCTGTCCTGCTACTTCGTGCACGCCGTGGCGGAGAATCCGCAGTTCAGCACGGACCACGACGAGCTCGGCTGGTTCGAGCGCGACCGCCTGGTGTGGCTGAACTGGGCCGAGCCCGACCGGCCCGCGGTCCGGAAACTCGCTTTCGCCTGCCCCTGA